The Methanofollis sp. genome includes the window CGTCGGTGACGCCGGCGGCGATGATGTTGTGGGCGTCGTGGGAGACGCTTGTCGCGATCGCCCCGTCCTTCAGGCCAAGGCCGTGGACCAGGCCGACGCCGCAGCCCGTGCCACGGTAGCGGTCGCATACGACGACCTTGAGGATGTCCCTCTCCAGGTCGGGTACATCTGCCACCTCAATGGAGAGAGACTCGGTGACAATCTGCCCCGGCACAAGGCCGATCACCCGCGCCCTGCCCTGCCCCCGGACCGCAATATCGGCCGGCGACGGCACCGGGCAGGCAAACCGCGGTTCAGGGCATATGGGTTCTCTGAATCCCGGGTCTTCGTATTTCTTCCCGAGAATATAGGTCTCTTTCACGGCGAAGACTTCGTCGTCTGCAAGCACGCAGAAGTCGGCCCGCCGTCCGGGCGCGATCGCCCCCCGGTCGTCGAGGCGGAAACGCTCTGCCGCGGTGAGGGTCGCCGCACGGAGGGCGGTCTCCAGGGAGACCCCTGCGGCCACGAGTTTCCGCACTGCGTCGTCGATGTGCCCCTCGGCGACGAGCATGTCGGCATGGCGGTCGTCGGTCGCGAGGCAGCAGCGGGCGGCCGTGCACGGCGTCAGCAGGGGGGCAAGGGCCGTGATGTTCTGCTCTGTCGAGCCCTCACGCATCATGATGTACATCCCGAGTTTCAGTTTCTCCTCGGCCTCCGCGCACGCGGTGCACTCGTGATCGCTCTGGATGCCCGCGAGCACGTAGGCATTGAGGGGCCTGCCCGCGGGGAGGGGGGCGTGCCCGTCCCGCACGGCGCAGAGCCCGATCTTTTTCCAGACCTCCGGGTCTCCCGAGAGGACGCCGGGGACGTTCATCACCTCCCCGAGGCCCACCACCCCGTCGGCTCTCGCAAAAGCGGCCAGGTCGTCGGCAGAGAGGTCGGCCCCGCCCATGTCGAGGGACGTGGCGGGAACGCAGGAGGGGAGGGTGAGGAGGATGGACAGTCCGGCCGACTTCCCCTCCTCACGCATGAACAGAAGCCCTTCGACCCCTGAGACATTCGCGATCTCATGGGGATCGGCGACGACCGTCGTCGTACCGTGAGGGACAACGCACCTGGCGTACTCGCCGGGCACCAGGAGAGAACTCTCGATATGCGTGTGGGCGTCGATCAGGCCGGGGACCACCCGTGCCCCGCCGAGGTCGACCGTCTCCCCGGCCTCATAGATGCCTGTCCCGACGACGATGCCGTCCGCGACCGCGAAGGAGGTCTCGTCCCAGGAGCAGGTATAAGGATTATAGAGAGAGAGATGCGTGAAGAGACGGTCTGCAGGCTCAAGCCCCTGCGCCACCCTGAGAGTCCGTCTCATCTCTCACACCTGGATGTCCTTGATCACCGATACAGTCCTCTCGTTGCCCTTCATGAAATACAGGTATATCTTGTAGTCCCCGGGGGGGAGGTCCATCGGGAAAGTCAGGGCAGCCGTACCGGTCGGCAAGGTTTCCGAGCGGGCTATTTTCGTCACTTCGGTCTGCTTGAAGTCACGGATCTCAAAGACAGTCACCTGAACCGTACCGTTCACCATCTCAGCGGGGTTTTCTACCGTGACCTGCAGGTTTCCGTCCGCATAATGCACGTCCCCGAAACCGATCCCCGTACATCCGGCAGTCCACGCGACCATGCAGAGGCAGACACCGATCAAAATGGAAGGTCCAATCTTCATTCCGGCCACCATGTGAATGTCACTGCTGAAAAAAGATATATCCTTTGGTCTGTTGCCGGGGACGTCATCTCTTCAGGCCCTGGATAAATAAAGAGAGCGCTTCATGAACATTCTTTCCCGACTTTGCAGATACGAGGTACACGGATGCGTCCCCGATCTCATGGGCAAAGCGAGAGGGAGACGAACCCGGCAGGTCGCATTTGTTGAGCATGATGGCGTACGGAACCTTTTGTGCGACAAGCCAGTCGGAGAGACGCCGGACCATGGGATCGGGATCCGCGGTCGAGTCCACCACGATGATGGCTCCATCCATGCCCCGGGCAAGGATCTGCCTGACAAACTCAAAACGCTCCTGACCTGGCGTCCCAAAGAGATAGACCATCTCCTGTCCTACCTGGACCCTCCCATAATCCAGGGCAACCGTGGTCGACCCGCCCTCGCACCGTGCCTCGATGTGCCGGGTGTTCTGGTCCAGTGCCTGGATCAGGCTGGACTTCCCGGCGTCGTACGGCCCGAAGACACAGAGCTTGAACTTACCATGTGCCATCACCATTGCTTTGGTTACAGGTCTATTTCGACATTTCGAAATGAATTACATAAATATCCAGAGTTTTAAAAAAAATCAGGGGCTTTAAACGGGTCTGATTGGCACTGTGAGTATTTTCTTAGAGTTTCTCGACGGTGACCCTGACCCTGTCGCCGGCCTTGAGGCCATGCCCCTTCGGTACGTCGATATTGAACCAGAGCTGGCCGGGGTCCGCGTCACCGGAGCCCTTCGGTCCCTGCTGCATGATGCAGTCCTTCTGCTCATTGATCCGTGCAACAAACTCGATCTCAGACTCGAATGAGATGATCTTTTCCATGTTCAGATGTATGGCACACGATAGTACTTATGCTGCGCGCGGACTGACCATCCAGGTCGTGGAATTGGAGTAACTCCAGCGGGTAATCTCAAGTTCATCGCAGATCTCCGAAAGGATGGCAAGATTTGTCCCGACTTCCTTTGCAGAGAGCCCGAGATCATGAGCGATGTACTTTGACTTGAAATAGTGTTTGCCTCGCTGTATGCCTGATTTGAGGTAATGAACAATCCGGCATTGACTGTCGTTGTACTGTTCCCGGATACTCTTTTTTCTATCCATCTCAATACCTCAGCGTGTTAGACGTATCGTAGGTTTATTATAAATAGTTTCTGTTTTTCAAGGAGGATATCCGGGCAATTGCACCTGGAAATCCCTTGCGGCCTCAACCGGATGAGCCCCGATAAATAAACAGGGGCAGGGGATCACCGCCGCCTCAGCGCAAAGAGGAGGAGGGCCGCTGCCCCGAGTGCAGGGATCAGGGTTCCCGATGCCTGTGTCATGGTCGTCTCCGGTGCCGTCGTCTCCGTGGTCACGGCCGTTGTCAGGAACGGTGTCGTTGCGGTTGTCTCCGGTGCCGTCGTCTCCGTGGTCACGGCCATCGTAGGAACAGTGGTGGGCGCTGTCGTTGCCGCGGTCGTCGGCGTCGTGTTCACGCCGACCCGATTGCCGACGGAGAACGTGATGACATTGGAATCCTCTGCATCGTCGGCAAAGCCCTGCGGCGATGTCCACCTGGCCTGGACCTTATACGTCCCTTCCTCAAGGTTCTCCAGGGCGACCGGTCCGGGCCTGCCCGGGTCGTCGGTGTAGAAGACCGAATTTGTGATCGGCAGATTCGAGAAATCACGTCCGCCAAAAGTTGTCATCTCCGCACCTCCCGGCGTTGTGAGCACAAGTTCGACCGCCGCACGCGTCTCTCCGGCCGCATAGTACGTACCGACATCTGGCGATATTACCCGGAAGGCGATTCCCGTCCCTGTCGGCACCGATATTCCCTCAATACGTTCGGCATGGTTCGGGGCTGCAAGCACCGCGTCTATGCTCACCTCGGGATAGCGGATGTAAATCCTGTTCGTGATGCCGTCCTGCGAGTTGTAGGCAAAGTACAGTCCTGTATCGTCACCCACCGAGGCGTCGATGAGGTCGAAGTTCGTGTCGTCCGCGACGGGGACCGTATTGATGAGGCCCTTTTTCGGGTCATCATCATTAAAGCGCTGGAGCGCTGTCACAGGATTGTCTGTTGTTGCATTCCTGAGGGCCGTCAGGTCCAACCCGGTTTCATAGACAAAGACGGTGTCTCCCGGCCGTATGTCAGAAATCGTTGTTCCCCTTGCCATAACCGGCGCTGCAAAGGTTGCAGCAAGGAGAAGAAAGGTGCAACAGAGTACACCCGTACGGGAGAGCAGTGAACGATATTTTCGATCCATGGGATTCCCTCACCCCTTCATACCAGTCACGTCACTTATGTCTTTCGGAGACGTGGGATAAAAAGGACCGGGGATCCTGTCCCGGGATCAGGCCTTCTCCACATCTGCCAGGCCGATCTTCTCGACCAGACCGGAGAGGGCGGCCTCGCGCATCCCCTCGACAAACTTGATGGACCCGACGACAAGGTGGCCGCCGCCGCTGATGCCGCCGCCATTGATCTCCTCGCGGAGTTCGCGGACCATCTTCGGGATGTTCATCAGGACACCGCGGGAACGGAGCACGGCAAAGTCAGGGCCGAAACCGAGCGTGACGACCGGTTCGCCCGGGTGCTGCCGGCAGAGGCGGTCGTGGATCTCGCCCGAGGTCTTGCCAGGCGGCGGGAAGGTGAAGCGGTGCGCGAAGATCTCCACGTCGATCCTGAAGAGGTGAGCGCCGTTCGGGAGGATCTCCTCGGTCACATGGGGCATCGACGCCGCCATCTGGTCTTCGATCGCCTCGTTTGCCTGCTCCACCAGGAGGCTCACGTAGCGCGTCTGGAGGGCGCGGTTCCCCTTGAGGTTCAGGATATCCTTGACCAGTTCCCTGCCGTCATTGAACCTGAGCCAGAACTGCTCGTAGTCGAGGGCAAGAGCAATGTCCTTGCACGCGTCTTCGGAGTATTCATCCGCGACCAGGTCAAGATAGCGCTGCCTTTCCTGCGCCTCGCTCCTGTCGCCGACACCTGCGACGGCCGGGAGATGGCGGATCAGGTCGCTGACCTTCGGGTTGATGAGGCGTGCCACCTCGGTCCCGAGCATCCCTGCCGTGACGCCGAAGTCGCCGCCGACATGATAGGGGTTGACATGCGCGATCACGTACTCGTCGACGATGGCGTCGGGGTGGTGGTGGTCGACGACGATCATCGAGAGGCCGTAGACCTGTGCCATCTTCATCGAGGGCAGATCCTCCTCGGTCGAACCATTGTCCATCAGAACGATCAGGGGCATCTTCTGACCGAAACGCTCGTGATCCTTGAGGGCGAAGTCGAGGTCCCTCGTGATGTCTTCGACCTCATAGAAGGGGGCCTTGGACGGGGAACGCTTGAAGAGGTAGTACGCCGTGTCCAGGTCGTCGCCCTCTTCCCGCATCAGGGAGATGACCGCCTGTTCGACGGCGGCCGCCGCACAGATGCCGTCGGCATCGGCATGATGGCGGAGGATGATCGGCTGGGCCTCGAAGACAGCGCGCCTGATCAGTTTGGCAACCTTCTTCATCTCGGGCTGCAACTGCGTGAGGACATCGCTCTCCACGAGGAGGGGGATGTCTTCGGGCTCTGCCCGTGCATCGAGGGCGGCCTCGATCCGGTCGTGCACTGTTTTTGCATCGTCACCGGTGAGCGCCTCCATCGAGCTGACCTCGATCTGAAGCTGGTTCTGCCGGCGCATCACCTCGCCGGAGACGCAGACGACGCCCCCGAGCTCGACCTCCGGGTACGCCCTGACGCCGGCCTCCACGAATGCCGCGGCATTGCCGCTCCCCGACTCGTCGACAAGGGTGAAGATCGTCGGCCCGCTGGTCTGCTTTACTTGCGCGACCTCGGCCTCAAAGGTGACGTTCCTGCCCACCAGAGACTGGATCTCGCCCAGTTTCGTTACATGGGCGCGGCGGGTAATAGTCTCCAGCCTGAAGACCTCCGGGATCATCTCGGCAAGGTCGATGTTTCCGTTATTCCTGATATTGATGATCTTGACAAAGATCTGGTCCTTTTCTTCGTGGCTCTGGAGGATATTGCTCTTGTGGACAAGCCCTTTCAGCCGGGCACTCAGCTGTACGAAGGTTCCGAAATTTGCAAAGCCCTGAACGGTCCCGGCATATATCTTCCCCTCTTCAACGTCCTCGATCCCGCAGTTGGGGCCAAGGGCATAGACAACGGTATCTTCAGTATTCGCCATTTTCGTACTCTCTTGTCTGGAAAGTGCTTATGTATTTTCACTTGAACAGAGGGCGGCGAGGCGTTCCTCACCATCTCTCCGTCCCTTTGCAATGATGAGATCGCCTGCCTGAAGACGCTCATCCCGTCCCGGACGGTACTTCCACCTGCCTTCTCTGCTCCGGATCACAAAGACGACCATGCCGGTGACAGTCGCAAGCGAGGCCTCGCGCAGGCTTCTGCCGGCGATGGCCGACCTCTCCTCGACTTCGAGCCGCGTGATGATCTCGTCGGACTCGCGCACGATCATCCTGAAGACCGGAGGGATTTCGATGTCGCGGAGGAGGACGTCGGCGATGGCCGAGGCGGCACTGGTGATGGTCCCGGCAAAGGAGGAGAGGTGGATCAGGCCGCAGAGGTACTCCGCCTTCTCGATCCGCCGGGTCGCCTCAAGGAGCCAGAGGTCGAACTGGTAGCGCATGTCCTCCATCCTCTCGTCGAGGACGACGACTTCCTTCGCAATGTCCTCGTTCGTGAAGAGGAGAGACGTATACGCGAGCCCGACTGCCAGTTCCGAGAGGTTCTTCATCTCGATCATCAGTGCGACGGCGCGGTCGAGGTCGTCGACGCATCCGGCCTGCACCCACTCCTTCCGGGGCTGCGGCTTCGCGCCGGTCATCGTGAACAGGGGGGTGATCCCGGCACCGAGACCCTTCGCGAGGACGATGTCCCCGGCAAGGGTCTTCGAATACTTGTCGGGGTCATAGATCCAGCCCGATCCCCGCCTGATCGCAATGACGCGCATACCCGATCGGCTCTGGAGTTTCACCTCACCGAGGGTCGTGCCGTCAAGGAGAGAGTCGGGATGCACCTCTGCCCTGACCGTCACCTCTTCCGCTTCAGGCAGGGCGTTCCTGAGTTTCTGCGGGAATTTTGCCCCTCTCAAGATAAGTTTGGCAATATCGGTTGCAGAATTGGCGATCCGCTCCGCCGCCTCGGCGATCTGGAGGAGGCCGCTCATCGCCTCGGCCTCCTCCACACGGCGCGCCCCGAGGATGGCCGAGATCCGCGCCTGATACGCGTGCCGGTTCATGACCTCTTCAAGTTTCTCGACTTCGCCGGCAATCTCGTGGCTTTCAAAGAGAATTGCAGAATAGGCAAGGTCAACCATCAGCTCCGAGATATCCTTCATCTCGATAAGGACATCCTTGAGGCTGGTCGGCTGATACTCGACTTCCATCATGAATCTGTACCGTCTTCACTCTCAATAGTGTTATGACAGTATATTAATTCGCAGGAATGAGGAAGGCGGAGTGAGATGTGTGCAATTCCCGTCTCTGTTGAACCAGACATGAGTCGGGAGCACGCCTCAGGCATACCGCATGAAAATTGTTCTGAGGAGTTCGTCTGGTCGACGTGCCTTCCCGCACGCTTGCGCCGGGGGACTACGCGCCCCCGCGTCTTCTCGACTCCTTCCGGTCGGCCTCCCTCAGGATTGGACCCGGAAAGGGTAAAACCTTCATTCAGAAGAGGACTGGCGTCCCCTCCCTATCCTAATGGCAGGGGGTCTGGGGGGCGGCAGCCCCCCCGGTAGATGAAAAACGATCCCCTGCTTCCCCCTGGCGCTCATCGAGGGTTGCACCTTACCCCAAGGCGGGGGTATAGGGGCAGAGTCACCTGCCACCGCACCCCGGACAAAGAATTCTTCCGGGGCTGAAACGTCTACGAGTGCCCTTCATGGAAGAGGTTCTGCCTTTCTGGCCAGGAACGTCCCCTCTCCTTACAGGAAGAGGTCGATGACCGCGACCAGGACCACGGCGCCGAGGAGGTCGATGACCGCGGAGATGACCGGGATCCCGAAGTTGTCGGGATCGAGACCGAACCTGAAAGAGATCGTCGCGGTGAGATGGGCGATCCCGTTGACCAGGGTCATCACGACCGCACCTGCCAGCGTGGCGATGGCGACCATGGGGAGAAGGCCGGGGGAGGGGGCGCCGAGGAGGAGGGCCGCAAGGTGTGCGAGGGCCGCCATCAAGGGAAGGAGCAGGACGGTGAAGAGGTAGGTGTGGGCGAACTGCACCACCACCTCCTTCGAAGGGACGAGGGAGGGGGCGATGATGCCGAGGTGCATCTCGGTGCCGAGGCGCGAGCAGAGGATGCCGCCGATAGACCCGCAGATCCCGGCAAAGGGTGGGATCAGGATGAGAAGGGCGGCCATGCTCACGAGACGGTCGAGGCCGAGGGTGTAGGTCACCCCGGCAAAGGTCCCGAGGACAGAGAGGCAGACGAGGAGGGGGAGGACCTCGGTGGAGATCCGCCTCACGCGTCCGCCCCGCGACCAGGAGTAGAGGCACGCGACGGCGGTGACGAGGAGCATCACCCCGAGGAGGAGTGTCCGTGTCCCTGACGGGAAGGAGAGGACGAACACGGCCGTTATGGTGAGGATCGGGATCGTGACCAGGTCGCCGAGGGTCGTCACCGCAGGGGCTGCGATCATGTCCATGTCGATGCCCTGCCTGTACGAGAGGACCGAAACGAGGACGGTAAAACCCATGACGATGAACCCGGCGACAATACCGGCGATCACCGATATGAGGACCAGGTCGCCTGTGGCGATCACCTCGACGCCTGTCAGGGCACTGACAAGGCTTGCCACAATGCCGAGGGCGACTGCCGTGGCCAGGGTGAGGATAAGGGAGACGTGGAGGTTCTCGGCAAGGACGCCGCCGTCGTGGAAACTCCCTGTAAACTCCCCGAGGTGCATGGACGAGGAGAGGCGGGAGGCGAGCACGCCCGAGATGCTCCCCCGCATATTGATCGTCGGCGGCACCAGCACCAGGAGTCCGGGGATGAGGACAAGGACCTCACGGACTGAGGAGAGATAGGACCCGGCAACGACGGCAACCACGGTGCTGATGAGGAGCGCCGCAAGGCCGGTCAGGAAGAGGCGCCGCTCGCGCCTCAAACCGTTTCCCGACTTCATCCTCACCCTCCGTCATTGCTGTCACTCCCTGAAAGGAACTTCTACCATCGCCAGATCCGATGGCGCAAGCACCTCGCCTTCAAACATCTCCTCTGCATCCCGTATATGGTTTGTCATCGAGGTATAGCGCGAACTGATGTGGACGAGGGCGAGAGAGCGGGCCTTGAGTGCCGCCGCCGCTTCGCCGGCCTCCCCCGCGGTGGAGTGGTAGACCTCCGCGGCGCGGCCCCTCTCCGAGTCGTCGAAAGTGGCGTCGTGGATGAGGAGGTCGGCCCCTTCGAGACCCTCTGTATGGAGACGGTGGATGGGACGGGTGTCTCCGGTATAGATGATCATCCGCCCCGGCCGGGGCGTCCCCAGGATCTGGTCGGGGGTGATGGTCACCTCGCCGCCGTCGTCGTGCGTCACGGTAACGCTCTCCCCACGCTGGAGACGCCCAAAGAGGGGGCCGGGCGGGACTCCGAGTGAGATCGCCGTCTCGCGGTCGAACCGGCCCGGCCGCGCATCCTCCCTGAGCGCATAACCGAGGCTCGGCATCCCGTGGGAGGTCGCAAAGGTTTCCACCTGGTAGCCCGAGAACCTGACGGCCATGCCGGGCGCCAGCTGGACGGGCTGGAGGTCGAAACCGAGTTTGGTCCGCCCGATCTTGATGGTGTATTCGACGAAGTCGTGCACTCCTTCGGGGCCGTAGATGACGAGCGGTTCTGTCCGGCCGTTGAAGGCCATGGTCTGCACGAGGCCGAGGACACCGAGGAAGTGGTCGGCGTGCCAGTGGGTGATGAAGATGGCGTCGACGAGGAACCCGGTCCGCGCCCGCATCATCTGCTGCTGGGCCCCTTCGCCGCAGTCGAAGAGGAGGGTGTCCGAACCGTGCCTGACCATGACGCACGAGGGGTTGCGGTTCGGCGTCGGCAGGGCGCCGGCCGTACCGAGGAAGTACACCTGCAGGGTCTCGCCGGCTATACGAAACACCTCCTGAAGACTTCAAGGCTTTTCCGCGCTTCGTCGAGGTTGCGCCCCTCGACCACGGCCACGCCGCCGTGATACCCGGCGGCGACGTTGCGCCCGATCTTCGTCCAGTCCTGCGTCCCGTCGCCGAGGGCGAGGTGCTCATCGGTGCTGCCGTGATTGTCGTGGATGTGCAGGTGGTTTGCCTGCCCGATCTCTGCCAGGAACGCGTCGGTCTTCCTGACAGTATTCGCATGGCCGAGGTCGAAGGTGACGCCTATCCCGTCGATACCCTCGGTGAGGCCGAGGAGTTCAAAGGGGTCGTGGCAGAGGAAGTCGGGGATGTTGATCATGTTCTCCAGGCAGGCGACAACGCCGTGCTCTTCGGCGCATTTTCCGATCTGCCGCAGCGCCTCCTTCTGGAGATCCCACACCTTCTCGGGTAGCAACTTCCCTGCGGGAGAGAGGTAACCGGGGTGGATGGTGACCCGGTCGGTGATATCGGCGGCATGCTCGACGCAGAGACAGATCTGCCGCACCGACTCGCGCCAGATGGGGTCGTTGATGGAGGCGAGGTTGAGGTCGGCATAGGGTGCGTGCACCGTCGCCTTCAGGCGGGTGCTCTCCAGCACGTCGCGGATCGCCGCCTTGTTCTTCGGGTTTTCGAGGCGGTAGTTCCCGTCGGCCGAGATCTCCCAGCCGGCATACCCGCACTCCTCGATGCCGAATACCCAGTCCACGGACTCCCAGACCTTCGAGGATGAGGCGAAATACGGCTGGATGCTCATGCACATCCCTCCAGGGCGTCGAGGAGGTGGCGGGCCTTCTCCCCGTACTCCTCCATCGTGCCTTCGTTCTCGAAGAAGACGTCGGCCATGGCGAGGGCGTCGCCAAGGCCCCAGCCAAGTTCGCGCTCGTCGCGCCTCCTGAGGTCGTCCGAGGACGCCGGGTCGTCGGACCGGCCGCGGCTGCCGAGGCGGGCGAGACGCGTCTCGAAGGAGGCCCTCACCCCGACGAGGAGGAAAGAGGTGAAGTGTTCCCTGAAGATCTCGACCTCGGCACTCCCCCTGATGCCGTCGATGACGACGACGGGCGCACCGGTGGCCTCCACCTCGGGGACGGTGATCAGGGCGATCGCCCCCATGCCGTGGCGCGCGCGGAGGTCCGAGGAGACCTTTCCCAGGTTCCCGTCTGTCAGAGGAAGCCCGGCGGTTGTGACGGCCTTCCTGATGGCGTCGCCCATCACCACGACAGGTATGCCTTTTTCTGCTGCAATCCGTGAAAATTCGCCTTTGCCGCTTGCCGGCATGCCGACGATACCGATGACCTTCATCTTTCGCTTCTCCTCTCCTGTTCTATTCCGCTCACGTCGATACTCTCTGCCCTGACAATCCGCCGCCCCTCGTAGGCGACCTCGCCGTCCTGCCGCGTCCGGATCCGCACGCTCCGCCCGAGGCGGTCGGCGACGGCCGCCAGTTCCTCGAAGTCCAGGGGGGCGACGCCGGCGAGGACGCCCTGCTGGAGGACCAGGTCGACACCGCCTGCGTCCTTTGCAATATAGGCGATGTCGTCCTCGCACCCTCTGAAGGTCGTCACGACCGCCTCGAATTCGGGGAGTCTGCCGGCGTGGTGGGCCTCCGTGCAGAGGCGGAGCGACTCCTTCACCCTGTCGGCGAAGTCCTTCTTGAGGAGGTTGTTGTAGCGGCGCCACTGCGTCTTGAGGTCGAGGGAGATCCTGTCGACGAGGCGCCCTTCAAGGAGCGCCCGGATCGTCTCCGGGTAGACGCCGTTCGTCTGAAGGCCGACGCCAAGGCCCATCGTCTTCACACCCTTCGCAAGGGCGAGAAGCGCCTCCTTCTGCATCGTCGCCTCGCCGCCAGAGAAGACGACACCGGAGACGAGGAGGGAGGACTCTTTGATCATGGCAAGGACCTCGTCGACCTCCCGCTCATCCATGCCGTCGAGAATGGCGATGTTCTGGCAGTAGTGGCACCTGACCGGGCAGCCGCGCAGGAAAACCGTGCATACGGCCCGACCTCTCCAGTCCACCGTGCTGAGCGGGACGAAACCGCCGAAGTTCACCTTCAGAAAAACCACCGTTGTATATCATGGGCGAGCGGTTTTATAGAAACTATCGAACGGTGCAGGAGGACGGTCTCCCATGGTCTGGAGAAGCCAGGACTCTCAGGCACGAGAGGATGGGGACGGGCAGGCAGATCGGTATCTTCAGGGGTACATACCCCGAGACTCAGGCCTATGGACACCCCCTCCTCCTGATCATGGCGGCCCTCCTGCTGGCAGGCGGGTGTCTCCAGCAGACTTCCGTAAGCCCAGAAGCACACTATGCAGAGTATCGTGAAGCGATCGCGCAAAACCTGGACCAGGAGATCGAGGAGAACCCGGAGAATGCCACGGCATGGTGTGAGAAGGGGATGTGGCTCACCGACTTCGACGAAGACGGCGCCGCCCGCGCCATCGACCCGGACTATGCCCTTGCGTGATATGGGAAAGGGATCTCGCTCTGGAACCTCGAAGACTATGGCCGTGCCGACGGCTGTTTTGAGAAGGCCGTGAGGCTCGATCGCACCCTATGTGCCATCGCGCCCGGATACGGAATACGGGGCGTCTGCCGTCTTGATCGCCATAGGGGACTAACTTCCCCTTAGAAAGGAGAGCAGGACGCTGTATCACGCCCGGCCG containing:
- a CDS encoding AAA family ATPase, which encodes MKVIGIVGMPASGKGEFSRIAAEKGIPVVVMGDAIRKAVTTAGLPLTDGNLGKVSSDLRARHGMGAIALITVPEVEATGAPVVVIDGIRGSAEVEIFREHFTSFLLVGVRASFETRLARLGSRGRSDDPASSDDLRRRDERELGWGLGDALAMADVFFENEGTMEEYGEKARHLLDALEGCA
- a CDS encoding anaerobic ribonucleoside-triphosphate reductase activating protein; protein product: MVFLKVNFGGFVPLSTVDWRGRAVCTVFLRGCPVRCHYCQNIAILDGMDEREVDEVLAMIKESSLLVSGVVFSGGEATMQKEALLALAKGVKTMGLGVGLQTNGVYPETIRALLEGRLVDRISLDLKTQWRRYNNLLKKDFADRVKESLRLCTEAHHAGRLPEFEAVVTTFRGCEDDIAYIAKDAGGVDLVLQQGVLAGVAPLDFEELAAVADRLGRSVRIRTRQDGEVAYEGRRIVRAESIDVSGIEQERRSER